CCGTTCCGCAGATCGCAAGCTGAGGCTGATGCTCAAAGAGCGCGATTTGACGGGAAAAGCGGGTTGGATAGGAGATATCGTCCGCGTCCATTCGGGCGATCAGGTCACCTCTGGCCAGGGCAATGCCTTCGTTCAAGGTTGCGATCAGCCCGCGGTTCTCGCGTGAGACGATGCGGACGCGATCGTCAAGCTTCTGATATCGGTGCAGAATATCCAGCGAGAGATCGTTCGAGCCATCGTCGATGGCGACGATCTCAAAGCGCTTGTAGTCCTGGCGCAGGATGCTCTCGACCGCGGCAGCGAGATAAGGTTCGCCGTTGTAGACGGGCAATACGACGGAGATCAGCGGGGAGGACATCGTTCGACTCGCAATGGCGTGGCAAATTGAAGTTCCTGCATTTGCGCAGCCTCCGAAATGGCTGTGGCAGACGGCGCGTCATGCGTCGCGTCAGGCCTTCTTGGCCGGACGTATGGGAAATAGCGCTTGAGCTGGTTGAGTGGTTTTTCGAACGCCAGCCATGAGATCGCGGCCAATGCCAACGTTCCCGTGGTCGCTACGATGAGGCGTCCGAGCCCCTGTTCCGAGACGTTGAACGGAATCCACGGCTGTGCGCTTACCACGAAGGAGAGGACGATCGGATGGAACAGGTAAACCCCGTAGCTGACACGTCCGACAGCTGTGATCGGGGGCAATGCCAATAGACGGCCGGGAGCTCCCCGCAGACCCGACGAACAGTATCCGACCAGGGCCGTGAGCGGTACAAGAGGAAGAACCTCCAACCCGATCCAATTCATCCAGGCAAGTGTCGGTGACAGGGGCAGGGGTTTCAGCCACATCAAAATGGCTGTTGCTACAAGCAAGGGTGCCGAAGTCAGCCGCATCCAGTGCGGCAATGTCCGTGACCGCGCGCGATGGAGCGCAAGGAGCGCGCCCGCCACCAGCGCGTCCATCGACGCCGGGGGAAGAAGATCCCGCGCGAGCGAAGGTGTCCCCGTGAACGGCCAGTAGAACCGATAGGCGAGCGAGCACCCGATGAGAGCAATGCAGATCGGCTCAAGCCAACGACGCGGGGCGAGCAGGATGACGAGCGGCCACGCGATATAGAACTGCTCTTCGATACTCAGGCTCCAGGTGTGGCAGAGTACCCAGGGCGTCCATTCCTCGCGAAGGGCATACCAGAAATTCGAGAGGTAAAGGGCATGCCATTTGATGCTGCCGCGGGCCTGCTCAAGGTTGACCAACCAGACGAAGCTCAGCACCGCAAAGTACGGGGGGAATATGCGCAGGGCCCGGCGAATATAGAACGATCTTATCGCGGTGCCTGGTTCGAACTGAGTGGTCGAGCGCGCCTCCAGCAAAAGCCGAGTTATCAGGAAGCCGCTGAGAACGAAGAACAGGCGTACGCCGATATGGCCCCAGTGCGACCCGTCGGCCGCGAAAAAATGCGCGTATAGAACCATCGAGACGGCAAGGGTTCTAAGGCCATCCAGTTGTCGGTCGCGTGAATGAAGCATGGAGCCCCCCAGTTGCGCAGAACTTGTGATAACTCCCGCCTCGCTCGAATTTTGCCGCCGTGCTTTTGTTTGGAACCCCAAAAAATTACTTTTGCACTCCGAAAAGTTCAGGTGGAATCCGACCAAACTGTGGCCGCCCAAGCCGCTTCAGACTTTAGCCCCGCAGCAGGGCGGCCTTTAGTCCTATTCGCAGGCGCAGGGTTTTCGACTGCACGTTGTGCAGGCCTGTTTGGGACCATTGCCCGGTGAGCCGCCAGAGTGCCGGTGCGGCTTGATCGACAAGATCGCACGCTCAGCAACCGTGCCTGGTGGTCGCATCAGCCGTTTCAATGACGCGTGCAGCGATACACTTTTATACAAATTCGGACGCCCGCGGCACATCTGTGCGACAAACCTCCGGTAGGTCTTCCATGTGATCGGTGGTGCCGAAGCAATAACGTGCTGGCGCCGGTGACAACTCAACATGGGAGAGGTTTCATGGCTCGGCTTTCTATAAACGATATCATCCGTGACGTTGACGTCGAGCCTGACACACCGCTGCTGTGGGTCATCCGCGAACAGGTCGGGTTGACCGGTACCAAATACGGGTGCGGCATTGCGCAATGCGGTGCCTGTACGGTGCATATCGACGGAGTTGCGACGCGCTCCTGCGCCATTCCGGTCTCCAGCGTCACCGATCAGCAGAAGATCGTCACCATTGAAGGCCTTTCTCCGGACCTGACGCATCCTGTTCAAAAGGCATGGCTGGAGCTTGACGTGCCGCAATGTGGCTACTGTCAGTCCGGCCAGATCATGGCAGCGACAGCCCTGCTGAGCGCCAATCCCAGGCCAACCGAGCAGCAGATCCGTGATGAGATGACCAACATCTGCCGCTGCGGCACCTACAATCGGATCAAGGCCGCGATCGAGCTTGCATCCAACACGATGGCCGGCTGAGGGAGGACACCATGACCATGATCACTGTTTCCCGCCGCGGCTTCCTTGCCAGCGGCGCTGCCGCCGCCGCGGGCCTCACAATCGGCTTTCACGTACCTTTTGCCGGTGACGCTTCTGCACAGTCCGTTACACCCGAGATCAATGCCTGGGTGGTTATCAAGTCCGAC
This genomic window from Neorhizobium galegae contains:
- a CDS encoding (2Fe-2S)-binding protein — protein: MARLSINDIIRDVDVEPDTPLLWVIREQVGLTGTKYGCGIAQCGACTVHIDGVATRSCAIPVSSVTDQQKIVTIEGLSPDLTHPVQKAWLELDVPQCGYCQSGQIMAATALLSANPRPTEQQIRDEMTNICRCGTYNRIKAAIELASNTMAG
- a CDS encoding acyltransferase family protein, which produces MLHSRDRQLDGLRTLAVSMVLYAHFFAADGSHWGHIGVRLFFVLSGFLITRLLLEARSTTQFEPGTAIRSFYIRRALRIFPPYFAVLSFVWLVNLEQARGSIKWHALYLSNFWYALREEWTPWVLCHTWSLSIEEQFYIAWPLVILLAPRRWLEPICIALIGCSLAYRFYWPFTGTPSLARDLLPPASMDALVAGALLALHRARSRTLPHWMRLTSAPLLVATAILMWLKPLPLSPTLAWMNWIGLEVLPLVPLTALVGYCSSGLRGAPGRLLALPPITAVGRVSYGVYLFHPIVLSFVVSAQPWIPFNVSEQGLGRLIVATTGTLALAAISWLAFEKPLNQLKRYFPYVRPRRPDATHDAPSATAISEAAQMQELQFATPLRVERCPPR